Proteins from a single region of Pseudomonas quebecensis:
- a CDS encoding MgtC/SapB family protein, which yields MQAINNVNLDSLVDTLVSLTAAFILGGLIGFERQYRQRTAGLRTNVLVAVGAAIFVDMANRLGGADGAVRVVAYVVSGIGFLGAGVIMREEGNVRGLNTAATLWASAAVGACAGADLILEALLGTLFVLAANTLLRPIVNNINRQPLDVVSAEVTNILYVIARRTQQKAVLALLEAELARCNYPASDVDVRPFGPEEVEIEATLAVTSVDGDELDALVARISLSTLVVQAFWSPSTTE from the coding sequence ATGCAGGCAATCAACAACGTCAACCTCGACTCCCTGGTCGATACCCTGGTCAGCCTGACCGCTGCGTTTATCCTCGGGGGCCTGATCGGCTTCGAGCGCCAGTACCGCCAGCGCACGGCGGGGCTGCGCACCAATGTGCTGGTGGCGGTGGGCGCGGCGATTTTCGTCGATATGGCCAACCGCCTCGGTGGTGCGGACGGTGCCGTGCGCGTGGTGGCGTACGTGGTATCGGGCATCGGTTTCCTGGGCGCCGGGGTGATCATGCGCGAGGAGGGTAACGTGCGCGGGCTCAACACCGCCGCCACGCTCTGGGCGTCGGCGGCGGTGGGAGCCTGCGCCGGCGCCGACCTGATTCTCGAGGCGCTGCTGGGGACCTTGTTCGTGCTGGCGGCCAACACGTTGCTACGGCCGATCGTCAACAACATCAACCGCCAGCCGCTGGATGTGGTGTCGGCGGAGGTCACCAATATCCTTTACGTCATCGCCCGGCGTACCCAGCAAAAGGCTGTGCTGGCTCTGCTCGAAGCCGAGCTGGCGCGCTGCAACTACCCGGCCAGCGACGTGGATGTGCGCCCGTTTGGCCCGGAGGAAGTCGAGATCGAGGCCACCCTGGCCGTGACATCGGTGGACGGCGATGAGTTGGATGCACTGGTGGCGCGTATCTCCCTGTCCACCCTGGTGGTGCAGGCGTTCTGGAGCCCCAGCACCACCGAATAG
- the mgtA gene encoding magnesium-translocating P-type ATPase — MNLALLKEFFAGFLRTRHIARHFRRLAMLETVTDASVSREVPPTLAQTLVGAANSSAVPLLGTLGSHTDGLTTAEADALRVQYGLNEVEHEQPLPWWVHLWHCYKNPFNLLLTLLAVISWLTEDMKAATVIFSMVVLSTLLRFWQEAKSNKAADALKAMVSNTATVLRRDDGKRIELPIKQLVPGDVIVLSAGDMIPADCRVLSAKDLFVSQAAMTGESMPVEKFAHQQDAATRNPLDLENILFMGTNVVSGAATAVILTTGNSTYFGALAQRVTATDRATTSFQHGVNKVSWLLIRFMFVMAPLVLFINGFTKGDWTEALLFALSIAVGLTPEMLPMIVTSTLAKGAVFLSRKKVIVKRLDAIQNFGAMDVLCTDKTGTLTQDKIFLARHVDVWGEESDDVLEMAYLNSYYQTGLKNLLDVAVLEHVEVHRELKVGTAFQKVDEIPFDFNRRRMSVVVAEQGLPHLLICKGAVEEILSVCNSVRHGETNEALTDELLARIRQVTAAFNEEGLRVVAVAAQPMAAGRDTYSLADENNLTLIGYVAFLDPPKESTAPALKALKAHGVAVKVLTGDNELVTAKICREVGLEQQGLLMGNDIEAMTDAELAAAVETTNVFAKLTPAHKERIVRLLKANGHVVGFMGDGINDAPALRTADIGISVDSAVDIAKEAADIILLEKSLMILEEGVLEGRRTFANMLKYIKMTASSNFGNVFSVLVASAFIPFLPMLPMHLLVQNLLYDISQIAIPFDNVDADMLAKPQRWQPGDVGRFMLFFGPISSIFDITTFALMWYVFDANTPDHQTLFQSGWFVVGLLTQTLIVHMIRTPKIPFLQSRAAMPLMVMTGVIMAVGIFLPMGPLAHYFKLQALPSLYFVFLPLILLAYMGLTQAVKGYYIRKFGWQ, encoded by the coding sequence ATGAACCTCGCTCTGCTTAAAGAGTTCTTCGCCGGCTTCCTGCGGACCCGGCACATAGCCCGGCACTTCCGTCGCCTGGCCATGCTCGAAACCGTGACCGACGCCAGCGTCAGCCGCGAAGTGCCACCGACTTTGGCGCAAACCCTGGTGGGGGCGGCCAACAGCAGCGCCGTGCCGTTGCTCGGCACGCTGGGCAGCCACACCGACGGCCTGACCACCGCCGAAGCCGACGCCCTGCGTGTGCAATACGGCCTCAACGAGGTCGAGCATGAGCAACCGCTGCCATGGTGGGTGCACCTGTGGCATTGCTATAAGAACCCGTTCAACCTGCTGCTGACCCTGTTGGCGGTGATCTCCTGGCTGACCGAGGACATGAAAGCCGCCACGGTGATCTTCTCCATGGTGGTGCTCTCGACCCTGCTGCGCTTCTGGCAGGAAGCCAAGTCCAACAAGGCCGCCGATGCGTTGAAAGCCATGGTCAGCAACACCGCCACGGTGCTGCGCCGGGATGACGGCAAGCGCATCGAACTGCCGATCAAGCAGCTGGTGCCGGGCGATGTGATCGTACTGTCGGCCGGTGACATGATCCCCGCCGATTGCCGCGTGCTCAGCGCCAAGGACCTGTTTGTCAGCCAGGCGGCGATGACCGGCGAATCGATGCCGGTGGAGAAATTCGCCCACCAGCAGGACGCCGCGACCCGTAACCCGCTGGACCTGGAAAACATTCTGTTCATGGGCACCAACGTGGTGTCCGGCGCGGCCACGGCGGTGATCCTCACCACCGGCAACAGCACCTATTTCGGCGCGCTGGCCCAACGGGTCACCGCGACCGATCGCGCCACCACTTCGTTCCAGCATGGGGTGAACAAGGTCAGTTGGTTGCTGATCCGCTTCATGTTCGTGATGGCGCCGCTGGTGCTGTTCATTAACGGCTTCACCAAAGGCGACTGGACCGAAGCGCTGCTGTTCGCATTGTCGATTGCCGTGGGCCTGACCCCGGAAATGCTGCCGATGATCGTCACTTCCACCCTGGCCAAGGGCGCGGTGTTTCTGTCGCGCAAAAAAGTCATCGTCAAGCGCCTGGACGCAATCCAGAACTTCGGCGCGATGGATGTACTGTGCACCGACAAGACCGGCACCCTGACCCAGGACAAGATTTTCCTGGCACGCCATGTCGACGTGTGGGGCGAAGAGTCCGACGACGTCTTGGAAATGGCCTACCTCAACAGCTACTACCAGACCGGCCTGAAAAACCTGCTGGACGTGGCGGTGCTCGAACACGTGGAAGTGCACCGTGAGCTGAAGGTGGGCACGGCGTTCCAGAAAGTCGATGAGATTCCCTTCGACTTCAACCGTCGGCGCATGTCGGTGGTGGTGGCCGAGCAAGGCTTGCCGCACCTACTGATCTGCAAGGGCGCCGTGGAAGAGATCCTGTCGGTGTGCAACAGCGTGCGTCATGGCGAGACCAATGAAGCGCTGACCGATGAACTGCTGGCGCGCATCCGCCAGGTCACCGCCGCGTTCAATGAAGAAGGCCTGCGCGTGGTGGCCGTGGCCGCGCAACCGATGGCGGCGGGGCGCGATACCTACAGCCTGGCCGATGAAAACAACCTGACGCTGATCGGTTACGTGGCCTTTCTCGATCCGCCCAAGGAGAGCACCGCGCCGGCGCTCAAGGCGCTCAAGGCCCACGGTGTCGCGGTCAAAGTGCTGACCGGCGATAACGAACTGGTCACCGCCAAGATCTGCCGCGAAGTGGGCCTGGAGCAACAGGGCCTGCTGATGGGTAACGACATCGAAGCGATGACGGACGCCGAATTGGCCGCGGCGGTGGAGACCACCAATGTGTTCGCCAAGCTCACCCCGGCTCACAAGGAACGCATCGTGCGCCTGCTCAAGGCCAACGGACATGTGGTGGGCTTTATGGGCGACGGCATCAACGATGCGCCGGCACTGCGCACCGCGGATATCGGCATTTCGGTGGACAGCGCGGTGGACATCGCCAAGGAAGCGGCCGACATCATCCTGCTGGAAAAGAGCCTGATGATCCTGGAGGAGGGCGTGCTGGAAGGCCGGCGCACCTTCGCCAACATGCTCAAGTACATCAAGATGACCGCCAGCTCCAACTTCGGCAACGTGTTCTCGGTGCTGGTGGCCAGCGCGTTTATTCCGTTCCTGCCGATGCTGCCGATGCACCTGCTGGTGCAGAACCTGCTGTATGACATTTCGCAGATCGCCATTCCGTTCGACAACGTCGACGCGGACATGCTGGCCAAGCCGCAACGTTGGCAGCCAGGGGATGTGGGACGTTTCATGCTGTTTTTCGGGCCGATCAGTTCGATCTTCGACATCACCACGTTTGCACTCATGTGGTATGTGTTCGATGCCAACACACCGGACCATCAGACGCTGTTCCAGTCCGGCTGGTTCGTGGTGGGCCTGCTGACCCAGACACTGATCGTGCATATGATCCGCACCCCGAAGATCCCGTTCCTGCAAAGCCGCGCGGCGATGCCGTTGATGGTGATGACGGGCGTGATCATGGCGGTGGGCATCTTCCTGCCGATGGGGCCGCTGGCGCATTACTTCAAATTGCAGGCGCTGCCGTCGCTGTACTTTGTGTTCCTGCCGTTGATTCTGCTGGCGTACATGGGGCTGACCCAGGCGGTGAAGGGCTACTACATCCGTAAGTTCGGCTGGCAGTGA
- a CDS encoding GNAT family N-acetyltransferase, producing the protein MIGSGERDMGDLPECCIEGICVGELHAADEAQLQYFFEQAPDYFIAVNGEPARPTEAREELQSPLPPGWQCRRMYWLGYHDADGQLVAVVNMAADVLAAGVWHIGLLLVHTRLHGTGFARRLHAGLQEWAVNNGARWLRLTVVIGNRKAERFWSRLGYVPVRTRGGIVMGRQENSVSIQVMALCGGGMDEYLCQVPRDRADAP; encoded by the coding sequence ATGATCGGGAGCGGGGAGCGCGACATGGGGGATTTGCCAGAATGCTGCATTGAAGGCATTTGCGTGGGTGAATTGCACGCTGCCGATGAGGCCCAGTTGCAGTATTTTTTTGAACAAGCGCCGGATTATTTCATCGCGGTCAATGGCGAGCCCGCCCGACCGACCGAGGCGCGCGAAGAGCTGCAGAGCCCGTTGCCGCCAGGTTGGCAGTGTCGACGGATGTATTGGCTGGGTTACCACGATGCAGACGGGCAGTTGGTCGCGGTCGTGAATATGGCTGCCGATGTGCTTGCTGCCGGCGTGTGGCATATCGGTTTGCTTCTGGTGCACACACGCTTGCACGGCACTGGGTTTGCCCGGCGCCTGCATGCAGGCTTGCAGGAGTGGGCGGTTAACAACGGTGCCCGATGGTTGCGGCTGACGGTGGTGATCGGCAATCGCAAGGCCGAGCGTTTCTGGTCCCGGCTCGGCTATGTGCCGGTGCGCACGCGCGGAGGGATTGTCATGGGACGCCAGGAAAATAGCGTGTCGATCCAGGTCATGGCTTTGTGTGGCGGGGGGATGGATGAGTATTTGTGCCAGGTGCCGCGAGATCGAGCGGATGCCCCTTGA
- a CDS encoding FKBP-type peptidyl-prolyl cis-trans isomerase, with translation MNSNELQITDIRPGSGKAAVKGALITTQYTGTLADGTVFDSSWERGKPFQCVIGTGRVIKGWDQGLMGMQVGGVRKLFVPAHLAYGERSMGAHIKPNSDLYFEIELLEVLTRDD, from the coding sequence ATGAACTCCAACGAACTCCAGATCACTGACATCCGCCCAGGCTCCGGCAAGGCCGCAGTCAAAGGCGCGCTGATCACCACTCAATACACCGGCACGCTGGCGGACGGCACCGTGTTCGATTCCTCTTGGGAACGCGGCAAGCCCTTCCAGTGCGTGATCGGCACCGGGCGTGTGATCAAGGGTTGGGATCAGGGCCTGATGGGGATGCAGGTGGGTGGGGTGCGTAAATTGTTCGTGCCGGCGCACCTTGCGTATGGCGAGCGTTCGATGGGTGCGCATATCAAGCCCAACAGTGATTTGTACTTTGAGATCGAGTTGCTGGAAGTGCTGACGCGGGATGATTGA
- a CDS encoding flavin monoamine oxidase family protein: protein MTIGSSFNCPADIAQQNHRKKRTANEKWRASFPNPPDLCFDYRTLVEQDNGIAQTTDASHRICVIGAGITGLTTARELHRCGFKNITLIEKSTRVGGRHLTALGNNNTATVGRPPFELGAMRMPFFNKTNEPPKEGRSLMAYYASEFELVHSDFPNPGSAAVQSTGIYLREGCLAGKSDPTMLIWKNEDGKTAPPGDILGPVFTKWKTFSERMTLHIAQHYGSEYWETMWAEIVKKYEAISFRNLVKMPAIDHWLQSDPGNFGGMGMTAQESAIFYSIGIGDGSWGAFYDVCSIYPIRTAMFGFSSHLQLIHGRVHPDGTPMPSPYLDVREISDSRGLRFSKPNYIGLASLAESLLFIKPRETTESLYEHLIKNPNGLLTNSAVTKIKKLKNGKTRVYYDWNSTHPHIAKQEFIDADSVVMTLPSWLIETQILLEGFNQKMLPFETTTAYKTAHWESSCKVYAPLKKSFLNNNKNIPQAIVTDTFIHDAYTYRYNNSNTYDCILLSYTWEDDALKLSSFSNKELVDKCIAELDRILLNSDNIRERISPYIGREQAVVQRWMQDKNSLGCAKLYRPGTYYEAVGLMKYNRDFSFISGLYLCGESFSVDAGWTEPCFRGAVDTVINICNKTKASFNGGFSMRDYPEYKTEYAVLVKETDYKTNGIV from the coding sequence ATGACCATTGGATCCAGCTTCAATTGCCCCGCAGATATCGCTCAGCAAAATCATCGCAAAAAGCGAACCGCAAACGAAAAATGGAGAGCGTCGTTCCCCAATCCCCCTGACTTGTGCTTCGACTATCGCACACTAGTTGAGCAAGACAATGGAATTGCCCAAACGACCGACGCCAGCCACAGAATCTGCGTGATAGGTGCAGGTATTACCGGCTTAACGACTGCTCGCGAATTACATAGATGCGGTTTCAAAAATATTACGCTGATTGAAAAATCAACACGCGTGGGGGGCCGTCATCTTACAGCCCTCGGCAATAACAATACGGCAACTGTCGGCCGCCCTCCTTTTGAGTTAGGTGCAATGAGAATGCCTTTTTTTAATAAGACAAATGAGCCTCCTAAGGAAGGCCGTTCGCTCATGGCCTATTATGCAAGCGAGTTCGAACTGGTCCATTCTGACTTTCCAAACCCCGGCAGCGCTGCTGTCCAGTCAACCGGCATCTATTTGCGAGAAGGCTGCCTGGCAGGAAAAAGTGATCCGACCATGCTTATTTGGAAAAATGAAGATGGGAAAACAGCTCCACCTGGAGATATCTTAGGTCCGGTCTTCACCAAATGGAAAACATTTTCCGAGCGAATGACATTACATATAGCCCAACATTACGGCAGTGAATACTGGGAAACAATGTGGGCCGAAATAGTAAAAAAATACGAAGCAATTTCATTTCGAAATCTTGTAAAAATGCCCGCTATAGATCATTGGTTACAGAGTGATCCTGGAAATTTTGGTGGAATGGGTATGACTGCGCAAGAGTCTGCTATTTTTTACTCCATCGGTATTGGTGACGGTAGTTGGGGAGCATTCTACGACGTCTGTTCAATTTATCCGATACGCACCGCAATGTTCGGTTTCAGCAGCCACCTACAGTTAATTCATGGGCGCGTGCACCCGGATGGTACGCCCATGCCATCACCGTATCTTGACGTTAGAGAAATAAGTGACTCAAGAGGACTTAGATTTAGCAAACCCAATTATATTGGTCTCGCCTCGCTGGCCGAATCTCTATTATTCATAAAACCTAGAGAGACCACGGAATCATTGTATGAACACCTGATAAAAAACCCTAACGGCCTATTAACAAACAGCGCTGTGACAAAAATCAAAAAACTCAAAAATGGCAAGACGAGGGTTTATTACGACTGGAACTCCACACACCCTCACATAGCGAAACAAGAATTTATCGATGCCGACTCTGTCGTCATGACACTTCCTTCGTGGCTCATAGAAACGCAAATTCTGCTGGAGGGATTCAATCAAAAAATGCTGCCTTTTGAAACGACAACTGCTTACAAGACGGCACACTGGGAAAGTAGCTGCAAAGTATATGCACCGCTCAAGAAATCTTTTTTAAATAACAACAAGAACATACCGCAAGCAATAGTAACCGACACATTCATACACGACGCCTACACTTACCGTTACAACAACAGCAACACCTACGACTGCATTTTATTGAGCTACACATGGGAAGATGATGCATTAAAACTCTCGTCATTCAGCAACAAGGAACTCGTCGACAAGTGCATAGCAGAACTGGACAGAATACTTCTGAATTCCGACAACATTAGAGAACGCATATCGCCCTATATAGGACGTGAGCAAGCCGTCGTCCAGAGATGGATGCAAGACAAAAACTCTTTGGGTTGTGCAAAGCTCTATCGTCCGGGGACCTATTACGAAGCAGTAGGACTTATGAAATACAACAGAGACTTCTCTTTTATCTCTGGACTTTACCTTTGCGGCGAATCCTTTTCCGTAGACGCAGGCTGGACCGAGCCCTGCTTTAGAGGAGCCGTCGATACCGTGATTAACATCTGTAACAAAACTAAAGCGAGCTTCAACGGCGGCTTTAGCATGCGAGATTACCCTGAATACAAAACAGAGTACGCAGTACTTGTAAAGGAAACTGACTACAAGACAAACGGAATTGTCTGA
- a CDS encoding nitrilase family protein: MNSPISPARVAVIQFDPQVGIANREDNLRQSLALAAEAANGGANLIVLPELSNCGYFFSSRQDAFDHAEPVPNGPSVREWTDFACRHQVYLAAGLNEIDGSQLFNTAVLLGPDGFIGKYRKAHLWNLEKLWFTPGDTGFPVFETPIGRIGLLICWDIWFPEVPRILSQQGADIICSLNNWVWTPPPLFDEAGKCMASYLTMTAAHVNNVFIAAASRIGQERDARYLGCSLIAGTNGWPIGEVASANRQEILFADIDVTSARSAPIWNSLNDLQRDRRNDLYDQMLGYAHHPALPR, translated from the coding sequence ATGAACTCTCCAATAAGCCCCGCCCGCGTCGCCGTCATTCAGTTCGACCCACAGGTTGGAATAGCCAATCGAGAAGACAACCTGCGTCAAAGCCTCGCGCTCGCAGCCGAAGCGGCAAACGGTGGCGCCAATCTGATCGTGCTGCCGGAATTGTCCAATTGCGGTTATTTCTTCAGCAGCCGGCAGGACGCATTCGATCACGCAGAGCCTGTGCCGAACGGACCAAGCGTTCGCGAATGGACGGACTTTGCCTGCAGGCACCAGGTGTACCTGGCAGCCGGTCTGAACGAGATAGACGGCAGTCAGCTGTTCAACACAGCAGTGTTGCTGGGACCCGATGGGTTCATAGGCAAGTACCGCAAAGCCCATCTATGGAACCTGGAAAAGCTCTGGTTCACACCCGGCGACACCGGGTTTCCGGTGTTTGAAACGCCCATAGGCCGCATCGGCCTGTTGATCTGCTGGGACATCTGGTTCCCGGAAGTGCCACGTATCCTCAGCCAACAAGGCGCCGATATTATCTGCAGCCTGAACAACTGGGTGTGGACGCCGCCGCCGCTGTTCGATGAAGCCGGCAAGTGCATGGCCTCGTACCTGACCATGACCGCCGCGCATGTGAACAACGTGTTTATCGCCGCCGCCAGCCGCATTGGCCAAGAGCGGGATGCACGCTACCTCGGCTGCTCGTTGATTGCCGGAACCAATGGCTGGCCGATCGGTGAAGTGGCGTCGGCCAATCGCCAGGAAATTCTATTTGCCGACATCGACGTCACCAGCGCCCGCAGCGCGCCGATCTGGAACAGCCTCAATGACCTGCAACGCGACCGACGCAATGATCTATACGATCAGATGCTGGGCTATGCCCATCATCCTGCCCTGCCTCGCTGA
- a CDS encoding PAS domain S-box protein — MPQDVLAKETNRRQLQQIISGLSDGIILAEVDQTILWANEAALTMHGVDDVAALGANTREYAERFALRYRNNHPVQLENYPLARAAAGDEFSDVVVEVTPTAGEEKTWVHRLRSLVISDARGEPELLVLILSDATEWASAEQRFEKTFNANPAPAVICRLSDLRYIKVNQGFLEMTGYNRDQVIGRSVYELDVLEHAERRDLAIQRLGEGATIPQMQAELKLPEGGSKLVIVAGQPLDMNEEDCMLFSFTDLEPRRKAEIALRQSEERFAKSFRLTPVPTLVCNAANRQVVDINEAFMTITGHTSEELIGKSIEDIHFIDSPQAGAQLFATLEKAGNLDGQDLKVRKKGNEVIDCVVWADTVVIQDMPCYLLVMMNITERKRSELELVAAIEEVMQDASWFSQTLIEKLANAKGVNSPDLPNVAFTDLTARERDVLGLICEGLADKEIALRLKLAPNTVRNHVATVYSKLGVHSRSAAIVWARERGLFAGELRLKNRR; from the coding sequence ATGCCCCAGGATGTCCTTGCCAAAGAAACCAACCGCCGCCAGCTGCAGCAGATCATCTCCGGACTCTCCGACGGAATCATCCTGGCCGAAGTCGACCAGACAATCCTTTGGGCCAATGAAGCCGCGCTGACCATGCACGGGGTGGATGATGTCGCGGCATTGGGCGCCAATACCCGGGAATATGCTGAACGCTTTGCCTTGCGTTATCGCAATAATCATCCCGTGCAGTTGGAAAACTACCCCCTCGCCCGCGCGGCGGCTGGTGATGAATTCAGCGATGTGGTGGTGGAGGTCACCCCCACCGCCGGCGAAGAGAAAACCTGGGTTCACCGCCTACGCAGCCTGGTGATCAGCGATGCCCGTGGTGAGCCTGAATTGCTGGTGCTGATCCTCAGCGACGCCACTGAATGGGCCAGCGCCGAGCAGCGTTTCGAAAAAACCTTCAATGCCAACCCAGCGCCCGCAGTGATCTGCCGCCTGAGCGACCTGCGTTACATCAAGGTGAACCAGGGCTTCCTGGAAATGACCGGCTATAACCGCGACCAGGTCATCGGCCGCTCGGTGTACGAGCTCGACGTGCTCGAACACGCCGAGCGCAGGGACCTGGCCATTCAGCGCCTGGGCGAAGGTGCGACTATTCCACAGATGCAGGCCGAGCTGAAACTGCCCGAAGGCGGCAGCAAGTTGGTGATCGTCGCTGGCCAGCCGCTGGATATGAATGAAGAAGATTGCATGCTGTTCTCCTTCACCGACCTGGAACCGCGACGCAAGGCGGAAATCGCTTTGCGCCAGAGTGAAGAGCGCTTCGCCAAATCGTTCCGCCTGACGCCGGTGCCGACGCTGGTGTGCAACGCCGCCAACCGGCAAGTGGTGGATATCAACGAAGCCTTCATGACTATCACCGGGCACACCAGTGAAGAATTGATCGGCAAATCCATCGAAGACATCCACTTCATCGACAGCCCGCAAGCGGGCGCCCAGCTCTTCGCCACCCTGGAAAAAGCCGGCAATCTCGACGGCCAGGACCTCAAGGTGCGCAAGAAAGGCAATGAGGTCATCGACTGCGTGGTGTGGGCCGACACCGTAGTCATTCAGGATATGCCGTGCTATCTGCTGGTGATGATGAACATCACCGAGCGCAAACGCTCCGAACTGGAACTGGTGGCGGCCATTGAGGAAGTGATGCAGGACGCGTCCTGGTTCAGCCAGACGTTGATCGAGAAACTGGCCAATGCCAAGGGCGTCAACAGCCCCGACCTGCCGAACGTGGCGTTTACCGACCTCACCGCCCGCGAGCGCGACGTGCTGGGCCTGATCTGCGAAGGCCTGGCCGACAAGGAGATCGCTCTGCGTCTGAAACTGGCGCCCAATACGGTGCGCAACCATGTCGCGACGGTGTATTCCAAGCTGGGTGTGCACAGCCGCAGCGCGGCAATCGTCTGGGCCCGTGAGCGCGGGCTGTTTGCCGGGGAATTACGCCTTAAAAACAGGCGCTGA
- a CDS encoding DUF1652 domain-containing protein, with amino-acid sequence MFTLAQLRNCIEEGLSPLTCEFTLCRDASLTLKVYDAETGRVDLVVTGISTNRLQTQEQVKKMVEELRYELQSNNVGKLTLDDLPLSTT; translated from the coding sequence ATGTTTACCCTCGCTCAACTGCGAAATTGCATCGAAGAAGGCCTGTCGCCACTGACCTGCGAATTTACCCTGTGTCGGGATGCCTCATTGACCCTCAAGGTCTATGACGCCGAAACCGGCCGAGTGGACCTGGTAGTGACCGGGATCAGCACCAACCGGCTGCAGACCCAAGAGCAAGTGAAAAAAATGGTGGAAGAGCTGCGCTACGAGTTGCAAAGCAACAATGTGGGCAAGCTCACGCTGGACGACCTTCCTTTATCGACCACGTAA
- a CDS encoding RcnB family protein — protein sequence MKSKILTACLLVAASLSTASFVAQAGDTPQETVQPSNINARDLKEGDRAPDMLMRKESAVTDWKKRGLKQPEEESQWTRVGDKFVLLKTTNGTILEITPVKK from the coding sequence ATGAAATCCAAAATTCTAACCGCCTGCCTGCTGGTCGCCGCCAGCCTGTCCACCGCCAGCTTTGTCGCTCAGGCCGGTGATACTCCGCAGGAAACCGTGCAACCTTCCAACATTAACGCCCGTGATTTGAAAGAGGGCGATCGCGCGCCGGATATGCTGATGCGCAAGGAGTCGGCGGTCACCGACTGGAAAAAACGCGGCCTCAAGCAACCAGAGGAAGAAAGCCAATGGACGCGTGTGGGCGACAAGTTTGTGCTGCTCAAAACCACTAACGGTACGATCCTCGAGATTACCCCCGTCAAGAAGTAA
- a CDS encoding terpene synthase family protein, whose protein sequence is MEWIEHIGIFPGKWDNIRASDFGRYAMLCHVDTDDPDRLLLQGQCLAALFAVDDHYCDDRSLGCDPGQVAPRLSFAIAAMDPAYLPTPFDAQLEIQLNGDPVLVGLRAYMQRVGQFCTPSQVARVRQISIAMFVAMAAEGAWRVYDSRPTVAEYLASRHINSFWPCLVLIDAIGGYEVPANLYSQPQVHRVTALAALATTLVNDLYSAYKEHLNEVGTFKLPYLLAAQHQCSLQEAIDRIADIHDGVMLEYEAAERVLLKEASPLLKRYLNGLKAWIAGNLEWHKHSARYQADFMR, encoded by the coding sequence ATGGAATGGATTGAACACATCGGCATTTTCCCTGGCAAGTGGGACAACATCCGCGCCTCGGATTTCGGTCGCTATGCCATGTTGTGTCATGTGGACACCGACGATCCCGACCGCCTGTTGTTGCAAGGCCAGTGCCTGGCGGCGCTGTTTGCCGTCGACGACCATTACTGCGATGACCGCTCACTGGGTTGCGACCCCGGTCAGGTCGCCCCGCGTTTATCGTTCGCGATTGCCGCCATGGACCCCGCTTACCTGCCCACGCCCTTCGACGCCCAACTGGAGATCCAGCTCAACGGCGATCCGGTACTGGTGGGGCTGCGCGCCTATATGCAGCGCGTCGGCCAGTTTTGCACGCCGTCCCAAGTCGCCAGGGTGCGTCAAATCAGTATCGCGATGTTTGTAGCAATGGCCGCCGAGGGGGCGTGGCGTGTTTATGACTCCCGGCCGACCGTCGCTGAGTACCTTGCCAGTCGTCATATCAACAGCTTCTGGCCGTGCCTGGTATTGATTGACGCCATCGGTGGCTATGAAGTCCCGGCTAATCTGTATTCGCAGCCGCAGGTCCACCGAGTCACTGCGCTGGCGGCGCTAGCGACCACATTAGTCAACGATTTGTACTCGGCCTATAAGGAGCATTTGAACGAGGTGGGTACGTTCAAACTGCCGTATCTGCTTGCGGCACAACACCAGTGCTCGCTTCAAGAGGCGATAGACAGGATTGCTGATATCCATGACGGCGTGATGCTGGAATACGAAGCGGCGGAGCGTGTACTGCTCAAAGAGGCAAGTCCGTTATTGAAGCGTTATCTCAACGGGCTCAAAGCCTGGATCGCGGGGAACCTGGAGTGGCACAAGCACAGTGCGCGATATCAAGCGGATTTCATGCGGTGA